One stretch of Corynebacterium imitans DNA includes these proteins:
- a CDS encoding dihydroorotase, with protein sequence MGKFVIKNVRPYGEDEVQLLIDGGVIQAIGKDLGLDETDESFEVIDAGGKVLLPGLVDMHVHLREPGREDTETIATGSDAAAKGGFTAVFTMANTSPVIDQPFLADAVWEKGQAYGKCDVYPVGAITQNLEGKQLSEIGLMSQGHVRMFSDDGKCVNDPQVMRRAVEYAKAYDVLLAQHAEDHRMTADAVAHEGETAARLGLGGWPRVAEESVVARDVIMTRDYGGRLHICHASTEGTVELLRWAKEQGINVSAEATPHHLLLTDEKLETYDGVYRVNPPLREQRDTIALRDALLDGTIDVVATDHAPHGSEDKCVEFEHAKPGMLGLETSLPIIAQVFVESGLADWRFVAKVMSERPAEILRLEDQGRPIAEGEPANLVLVDPGAAWTVEGDKLRSKASNTPYEGTEFATSIALTMLRGEVTYRADETETETTTTSTK encoded by the coding sequence ATGGGAAAGTTCGTAATCAAAAACGTCCGTCCCTACGGTGAGGACGAGGTGCAGCTGCTTATCGACGGCGGCGTGATCCAAGCCATCGGCAAAGACCTCGGCCTCGACGAGACAGATGAGTCCTTCGAGGTCATCGACGCCGGCGGCAAGGTGTTGCTGCCGGGCCTGGTGGATATGCACGTCCACCTGCGCGAGCCGGGCCGCGAGGACACAGAAACCATCGCCACCGGCTCCGATGCGGCAGCCAAGGGCGGCTTTACCGCCGTGTTCACCATGGCGAACACGAGCCCCGTGATCGACCAGCCCTTCCTCGCCGACGCGGTGTGGGAGAAGGGCCAGGCCTACGGCAAGTGCGACGTCTACCCGGTTGGCGCGATCACCCAGAACCTGGAAGGCAAGCAGCTCAGCGAGATCGGGCTGATGAGCCAGGGCCACGTCCGTATGTTTTCTGATGACGGCAAGTGCGTCAACGACCCGCAGGTGATGCGCCGCGCGGTCGAGTACGCGAAGGCCTATGACGTGCTGCTCGCTCAACATGCCGAGGACCACCGCATGACCGCGGACGCGGTCGCCCACGAGGGCGAGACCGCAGCCCGGCTCGGCCTGGGTGGGTGGCCGCGAGTGGCGGAGGAATCCGTCGTCGCCCGCGACGTGATCATGACCCGTGACTACGGTGGCCGTCTGCACATCTGCCACGCCTCGACCGAGGGCACAGTTGAGTTGCTGCGCTGGGCTAAGGAGCAGGGCATCAACGTCAGCGCCGAGGCGACTCCGCACCACCTGCTGCTTACCGACGAGAAACTCGAGACCTACGACGGCGTCTACCGCGTCAACCCGCCGCTGCGCGAGCAGCGCGACACTATCGCGCTGCGAGATGCGTTGCTTGACGGCACGATCGACGTGGTGGCCACCGACCACGCCCCGCACGGCTCCGAGGACAAGTGCGTGGAGTTCGAGCACGCCAAGCCCGGCATGCTGGGCCTGGAGACTTCGCTGCCGATCATCGCGCAGGTCTTCGTGGAGTCTGGCCTCGCGGACTGGCGCTTCGTGGCGAAGGTGATGAGCGAGCGCCCCGCAGAGATCCTGCGCCTCGAAGATCAGGGTCGCCCGATCGCGGAAGGGGAGCCGGCCAACTTGGTGCTCGTCGACCCGGGCGCGGCGTGGACCGTCGAGGGCGACAAGCTGCGCTCCAAGGCGTCGAACACCCCGTACGAGGGCACGGAGTTTGCCACCAGCATCGCGTTGACCATGCTGCGCGGCGAGGTCACCTACCGGGCCGACGAGACTGAGACCGAAACGACTACCACCAGCACGAAGTAA
- a CDS encoding aspartate carbamoyltransferase catalytic subunit, translating into MKHLIDIADLSRDEALAIMDEADRFKEALDGREIKKLPTLRGRTIFTLFYENSTRTRSSFETAGKWMSADVINISASSSSVKKGESLKDTAQTVEAVGADAIVVRHPASGAAQLLKQWLPGTSIINAGDGKHQHPTQALLDAVTMRQRIGEIAGRKVVIVGDIVHSRVARSNVDLLHLLGAEVVLVAPPTLLPTGVEHWPARVAYDLDAEIADADVVMMLRVQAERMHGGFFPSHREYATLYGLSAQRANRMKEGAIIMHPGPMLRGMEINFAVAERDNTAVLQQVSNGVYTRMAVLFTLLVGEEE; encoded by the coding sequence ATGAAGCACCTCATTGATATTGCAGACCTAAGCCGGGACGAGGCCCTCGCCATCATGGATGAGGCCGACCGCTTCAAGGAGGCCTTGGACGGCCGCGAGATCAAGAAGCTGCCCACGCTGCGGGGCCGCACCATCTTCACCCTGTTCTACGAGAACTCCACTCGCACCCGTTCGTCCTTCGAGACCGCGGGCAAATGGATGAGCGCGGACGTGATCAACATCTCCGCCTCGAGTTCCTCGGTAAAGAAGGGCGAGTCGCTCAAAGATACGGCGCAGACGGTCGAGGCCGTCGGCGCGGATGCGATCGTGGTGCGCCACCCGGCGTCGGGAGCCGCGCAGCTGCTGAAGCAGTGGTTGCCGGGTACCTCGATCATTAACGCAGGCGACGGCAAGCACCAGCACCCCACGCAGGCGTTGCTGGACGCGGTGACGATGCGTCAGCGGATCGGCGAGATCGCCGGGCGCAAGGTGGTCATCGTGGGCGACATCGTGCACTCGCGCGTGGCGCGCTCGAACGTTGATCTGCTCCACCTGTTGGGGGCGGAGGTCGTGCTCGTGGCTCCACCGACGCTGCTGCCCACCGGGGTGGAGCACTGGCCGGCGCGCGTGGCCTATGACCTGGACGCCGAGATCGCGGATGCGGACGTGGTGATGATGCTGCGCGTGCAGGCCGAGCGCATGCACGGCGGGTTTTTCCCCTCGCACCGCGAGTACGCCACCCTCTACGGCTTGAGCGCGCAGCGCGCCAACCGGATGAAGGAAGGTGCGATCATCATGCACCCGGGCCCGATGTTGCGCGGGATGGAAATTAACTTTGCTGTTGCGGAGCGAGACAACACCGCGGTACTGCAGCAGGTCTCTAACGGTGTGTACACCCGCATGGCGGTGCTGTTTACGCTGCTTGTGGGAGAGGAAGAGTAA
- the pyrR gene encoding bifunctional pyr operon transcriptional regulator/uracil phosphoribosyltransferase PyrR gives MSGDTRTTVELLSADDVARTIARIAHQIIEKTALDTASQDGTAPVQLLGIPSGGVPLAQRIAAAIEEFSGVSVPVGSLDVTLYRDDLRDKPHRALRPTSIPAPLDGATVVLVDDVLYSGRTIRAALDSLRDIGRPATIQLAVLVDRGHRQLPIRADYVGKNIPTALSEDVTVTLTPIDAVDAVTLHREA, from the coding sequence ATGAGTGGAGATACCCGCACGACGGTGGAGCTGCTGAGCGCAGACGACGTCGCGCGCACGATCGCACGCATTGCGCACCAGATAATTGAAAAGACGGCGCTGGACACGGCATCGCAAGATGGCACCGCGCCCGTGCAGCTGCTCGGTATTCCCTCCGGGGGCGTGCCCTTGGCGCAGCGCATCGCGGCGGCTATTGAGGAATTCTCCGGGGTGAGCGTGCCCGTCGGCAGCTTAGATGTCACCCTGTACCGCGATGATTTGCGCGACAAACCGCACCGCGCGCTGCGCCCGACCAGCATTCCGGCACCGCTCGACGGGGCGACGGTGGTGCTCGTCGATGACGTGCTGTACTCGGGGCGCACGATCCGTGCCGCCCTGGACTCGCTGCGCGACATCGGGAGGCCAGCAACGATTCAGCTTGCCGTGCTGGTTGACCGCGGGCACCGCCAGCTGCCCATCCGCGCGGACTATGTGGGCAAGAACATCCCGACCGCGTTGAGCGAGGACGTGACCGTCACGCTCACTCCGATCGACGCCGTTGACGCGGTCACGCTGCACCGGGAGGCATAA